Proteins from one Ipomoea triloba cultivar NCNSP0323 chromosome 1, ASM357664v1 genomic window:
- the LOC116021425 gene encoding histidine--tRNA ligase, chloroplastic/mitochondrial-like: MTTLGTRAAARSLKAESMPAISIPSLLIYRHRPRRLATALSSIRQLNLSLFSHSTSPSSLCVESSAQSPAANAGSGRSGSLAAPPPQLDGVQKIEVNPPKGTRDFPPEDMRLRSWLFQNFREVSQLFGFEEVDFPVLESEALFIRKAGEEIRDQLYCFEDRGNRRVALRPELTPSLARLVIQKGKSVPLPLKWFAIGQCWRYERMTRGRRREHYQWNMDIIGVPDVTAEAELISSIITFFKRIGITSLDVGFKVSSRKVLQEVLHCYSVPEHMFSRVCVIIDKLEKIPIEDIKKELKSAELSEVAIEELLQVLSVKSLEKLEEKLGTDAEALADLKKLFSLAEKYGYSEWIQFDASVVRGLAYYTGIVFEGFDREGKLRAICGGGRYDKLLSTFGGDDLPACGFGFGDAVIVELLKEKGLVPELSLQVDNIVCSLDPDLQGAASSVAAILREKGQTVDLVLENKPLKWVFKRAARINAGRLILVGSDEWRRGTVAVKILSSGDQYEVQVKELQ; this comes from the exons ATGACCACTTTG GGAACGCGTGCCGCGGCGCGTTCACTCAAAGCTGAATCCATGCCGGCGATTTCCATCCCTTCCCTCCTTATCTACCGCCACCGCCCGCGGCGGCTGGCCACTGCACTCTCCTCTATCCGCCAAttaaatctctctctcttttcccaCTCCACTTCTCCATCCTCATTATGCGTAGAATCATCTGCACAGTCGCCTGCCGCGAATGCCGGGTCGGGCAGGTCCGGTTCTCTCGCCGCACCTCCGCCCCAACTCGATGGCGTGCAGAAAATTGAAGTCAATCCTCCAAAAGGCACCCGAGACTTCCCCCCTGAAGACATGCGTCTTCGTAGTTGGCTCTTTCAGAACTTCAGAGAG GTTTCACAATTATTTGGGTTTGAAGAGGTGGACTTTCCTGTGCTAGAGTCAGAGGCTCTGTTTATTAGGAAAGCTGGGGAGGAGATCAGAGACCAG CTTTACTGTTTTGAAGATCGGGGAAACCGTCGAGTTGCATTGAGGCCTGAACTTACTCCTTCATTGGCAAGACTTGTGATACAGAAAGG AAAATCAGTACCCCTTCCACTAAAATGGTTTGCCATTGGGCAGTGTTGGCGTTATGAAAGAATGACCAGGGGCCGACGTCGTGAACATTACCAGTGGAACATGGATATCATTGGTGTGCCTGATGTTACT gCTGAAGCAGAGCTAATTTCCTCAATCATTACGTTTTTCAAGCGCATTGGCATCACGTCATTGGATGTTGGATTTAAGGTCTCTAGTCGGAAG GTTTTGCAAGAAGTACTGCATTGCTACTCTGTTCCAGAACATATGTTCAGTAGGGTATGCGTAATTATAGATAAG TTGGAAAAGATTCCTATTGAAGATATTAAGAAAGAGCTTAAATCAGCCGAGTTGTCAGAGGTGGCAATTGAAGAACTATTGCAAGTCCTCTCCGTGAAGTCTTTGGAAAAGTTGGAAG AGAAGCTTGGGACTGATGCCGAAGCACTTGCTGATCTGAAGAAACTATTTTCATTGGCTGAGAAGTATGGTTATTCTGAGTGGATCCAGTTTGATGCATCAGTTGTACGTGGTCTAGCCTATTATACCGGAATTGTTTTTGAG GGATTTGATAGAGAAGGAAAATTGCGAGCCATATGTGGTGGTGGACGATATGATAAATTGCTGTCCACTTTCGGAGGAGATGACCTTCCGGCTTGTGGCTTTGGATTTGGCGATGCAGTCATAGTAGAA CTTCTTAAGGAGAAGGGGCTTGTACCAGAACTCAGCCTGCAAGTAGACAACATAGTCTGCTCCTTGGATCCTGATCTCCAAGGCGCTGCTTCTTCTGTTGCAGCCATTCTCCGGGAGAAAGGGCAGACCGTCGATCTGGTTTTGGAGAACAAACCATTGAAATG GGTGTTCAAACGGGCTGCTCGGATAAATGCAGGCAGGCTGATCTTAGTTGGGAGTGATGAGTGGCGCCGAGGTACGGTCGCCGTTAAAATTCTTTCTTCCGGCGACCAATACGAGGTCCAAGTCAAGGAACTGCAGTAG
- the LOC116027932 gene encoding transcription factor TGA2.2-like, producing MGGSSTLKVGREGNKIVTAGMPSFISQTPVSNPMGTEGNTTQNPVISDYGVLEQYLGFRIGDGANASRRPLLSSTSGTNSLMGTDVSGALNKNLASLSTSLSAAATGSQALQLQRGIQTNQVPLSTHHENWAESQMADSSSHTDTSTDMDADDKNQGHEMGQSAGVLASDSSDKSKGKNVDQKTLRRLAQNREAARKSRLRKKAYVQQLENSRLKLTQLEQELQRARQQGIFISSSGDQSHGAGTNGALAFDVEYGRWLEEQNRHINELRTAVNAHASDTDLRTITDNVKAHFDEIYRLKGNAAKADVFHVLSGMWKTPAERCFMWIGGFRPSELLKLLVNQLEPLTEQQSEGIYSLQQSSHEAEDALSQGMDALQQSLAETLAKGASGPEGSSGNVANYMGQMAMAMGKLGTLEGFLRQADNLRQQTLQQMHRILTTRQSARSLLAIHDYFSRLRALSSLWLARPRE from the exons ATGGGTGGTAGTTCCACACTGAAGGTTGGTAGGGAAGGCAATAAGATTGTCACTGCTGGGATGCCAAGCTTCATTTCTCAAACACCAGTTTCCAATCCTAT GGGCACAGAAGGGAACACTACGCAGAATCCAGTTATATCTGATTATGGGGTGCTTGAGCAATATCTTGGTTTCCGAATTGGAGATGGTGCTAATGCTAGTCGAA GGCCCCTTTTAAGCTCAACATCTGGAACTAATTCATTAATGGGCACTGATGTGTCTGGAGCACTGAACAAG AATCTTGCTTCTCTAAGCACAAGTTTGTCTGCTGCTGCTACCGGATCCCAGGCACTTCAGTTGCAAAGAGGAATACAGACGAATCAAGTTCCTCTATCTACTCATCATGAGAATTGGGCCGAGTCGCAGATGGCAGATTCCAGCTCCCACACTGATACTTCAACAGATATGGATGCTGATGATAAAAATCAAGGG CATGAAATGGGTCAATCTGCCGGTGTCTTAGCTTCTGATTCCAGTGACAAATCAAAAGGAAAAAACGTGGATCAGAAG ACATTAAGAAGACTTGCACAAAACCGTGAAGCTGCAAGAAAAAGCCGGTTGAGGAAGAAA GCCTATGTACAACAGCTGGAGAATAGCAGACTTAAGCTAACACAACTAGAACAAGAGCTTCAGCGAGCACGCCAACAG GGCATATTTATTTCAAGCTCGGGAGATCAGTCCCATGGAGCAGGCACTAATG gggctttggcgtttgaTGTAGAATATGGACGGTGGTTGGAAGAGCAAAATAGGCATATTAATGAATTAAGGACAGCAGTCAATGCACACGCAAGTGACACTGATCTGCGGACTATAACTGACAATGTGAAAGCACACTTTGATGAAATTTACAGGCTGAAAGGAAATGCAGCCAAAGCTGATGTATTCCATGTATTGTCGGGAATGTGGAAAACCCCTGCAGAGCGGTGTTTTATGTGGATCGGTGGCTTTCGTCCATCTGAACTTCTTAAG CTTCTTGTGAATCAATTGGAACCTCTAACTGAGCAGCAATCGGAAGGCATATACAGCTTGCAGCAATCGTCCCACGAGGCCGAAGATGCTCTTTCGCAAGGAATGGATGCATTGCAGCAATCTCTTGCGGAAACATTGGCCAAGGGAGCTTCCGGTCCTGAAGGGTCATCTGGAAATGTTGCTAACTACATGGGGCAAATGGCAATGGCCATGGGAAAATTAGGCACCCTTGAAGGTTTCCTCCGCCAG GCGGATAACTTGCGACAACAGACACTGCAGCAAATGCACCGGATATTGACTACCCGACAATCAGCCCGTTCCCTTCTTGCCATACACGACTATTTCTCCCGCCTTCGTGCCCTCAGCTCTCTTTGGCTTGCAAGGCCACGCGAGTGA
- the LOC116001642 gene encoding F-box protein At2g26850-like isoform X2 — translation MGIWPLPLFWEEFSRFLVTWFRKDKDFLNGFLNFARILTPMTMETGTVKLRPENVGFKEETTLLDLPDLALDCILERLSPAELCSVGRVCSSLREKCVSDHLWGKHMAQKWGKLIGNAACREWQSHIASRKRSVQLNSKNQTDIFGYFLSSANFLLSRPEAEENRFKSSLYKDSIMALYFSLESGKFWFPAQVYNRENGQLGFTLSCYDAEVNYDSNADKFRARYLTQGWRSIEEDIERNRIRAPPVDTPSHVLHISDCLNDLKPDDHIEIQWRKNKEFPYGWWFGVVGHLESCSGSKLYCKCHTSDMVILEFRQYSPGSRWRQAAINRKDHQEIGNEVDGFYGGIRKLYNEEEISAWKCFWPSCTLD, via the exons ATGGGAATTTGGCCACTGCCCTTGTTCTGGGAGGAGTTCTCAAGATTCTTGGTAACATGGTTCAGAAAAGATAAGGACTTTCTGAATGGTTTCTTGAATTTTGCAAGAATCTTGACCCCGATGACGATGGAGACGGGTACTGTGAAGTTAAGACCAGAGAATGTGGGGTTTAAGGAGGAGACCACTCTGCTGGATTTGCCAGACTTGGCTCTGGACTGCATTCTCGAGAGGCTTTCACCAGCTGAGCTATGCAGTGTGGGTAGGGTTTGCAGTTCACTGAGGGAGAAGTGTGTGAGTGACCATTTGTGGGGAAAACACATGGCTCAGAAATGGGGGAAATTGATTGGAAATGCTGCCTGTAGAGAATGGCAAAGCCACATTGCCTCAAGAAAGAGGTCTGTCCAGTTGAATTCCAAGAATCAGACAGATATATTTGGGTATTTTTTGAGCTCTGCAAATTTCCTGTTGAGTAGACCAGAAGCAGAAGAAAATAGATTCAAGAGCTCTCTATACAAGGACTCTATCATGGCTTTATATTTCTCACTTGAAAGTGGCAAGTTTTGGTTCCCAGCTCAGGTTTATAACCGCGAG AATGGGCAACTTGGGTTCACACTATCCTGTTATGATGCTGAGGTAAACTATGACTCTAATGCAGACAAATTCAGGGCAAG GTATCTGACACAAGGGTGGAGGTCAATAGAGGAAGACATAGAGAGGAATAGGATAAGGGCCCCACCTGTGGATACTCCTTCTCATGTTCTTCACATCTCTGATTGCTTAAATGATCTAAAACCAGATGACCATATTGAGATCCAGTGGAGAAAGAACAAAGAATTCCCTTATG GTTGGTGGTTTGGAGTTGTAGGACACTTGGAATCTTGCAGTGGCAGTAAATTGTATTGCAAATGTCATACCAGTG ACATGGTGATACTGGAGTTCAGGCAGTATTCCCCGGGCTCGAGATGGCGACAGGCGGCAATAAACAGGAAAGATCATCAAGAAATTGGGAATGAAGTAGATGGGTTCTATGGTGGAATCAGAAAGCTTTACAATGAAGAGGAGATTTCAGCATGGAAGTGCTTTTGGCCAAGCTGCACTTTGGATTAA
- the LOC116001642 gene encoding F-box protein At2g26850-like isoform X1, whose translation MGIWPLPLFWEEFSRFLVTWFRKDKDFLNGFLNFARILTPMTMETGTVKLRPENVGFKEETTLLDLPDLALDCILERLSPAELCSVGRVCSSLREKCVSDHLWGKHMAQKWGKLIGNAACREWQSHIASRKRSVQLNSKNQTDIFGYFLSSANFLLSRPEAEENRFKSSLYKDSIMALYFSLESGKFWFPAQVYNREVQNGQLGFTLSCYDAEVNYDSNADKFRARYLTQGWRSIEEDIERNRIRAPPVDTPSHVLHISDCLNDLKPDDHIEIQWRKNKEFPYGWWFGVVGHLESCSGSKLYCKCHTSDMVILEFRQYSPGSRWRQAAINRKDHQEIGNEVDGFYGGIRKLYNEEEISAWKCFWPSCTLD comes from the exons ATGGGAATTTGGCCACTGCCCTTGTTCTGGGAGGAGTTCTCAAGATTCTTGGTAACATGGTTCAGAAAAGATAAGGACTTTCTGAATGGTTTCTTGAATTTTGCAAGAATCTTGACCCCGATGACGATGGAGACGGGTACTGTGAAGTTAAGACCAGAGAATGTGGGGTTTAAGGAGGAGACCACTCTGCTGGATTTGCCAGACTTGGCTCTGGACTGCATTCTCGAGAGGCTTTCACCAGCTGAGCTATGCAGTGTGGGTAGGGTTTGCAGTTCACTGAGGGAGAAGTGTGTGAGTGACCATTTGTGGGGAAAACACATGGCTCAGAAATGGGGGAAATTGATTGGAAATGCTGCCTGTAGAGAATGGCAAAGCCACATTGCCTCAAGAAAGAGGTCTGTCCAGTTGAATTCCAAGAATCAGACAGATATATTTGGGTATTTTTTGAGCTCTGCAAATTTCCTGTTGAGTAGACCAGAAGCAGAAGAAAATAGATTCAAGAGCTCTCTATACAAGGACTCTATCATGGCTTTATATTTCTCACTTGAAAGTGGCAAGTTTTGGTTCCCAGCTCAGGTTTATAACCGCGAG gtgCAGAATGGGCAACTTGGGTTCACACTATCCTGTTATGATGCTGAGGTAAACTATGACTCTAATGCAGACAAATTCAGGGCAAG GTATCTGACACAAGGGTGGAGGTCAATAGAGGAAGACATAGAGAGGAATAGGATAAGGGCCCCACCTGTGGATACTCCTTCTCATGTTCTTCACATCTCTGATTGCTTAAATGATCTAAAACCAGATGACCATATTGAGATCCAGTGGAGAAAGAACAAAGAATTCCCTTATG GTTGGTGGTTTGGAGTTGTAGGACACTTGGAATCTTGCAGTGGCAGTAAATTGTATTGCAAATGTCATACCAGTG ACATGGTGATACTGGAGTTCAGGCAGTATTCCCCGGGCTCGAGATGGCGACAGGCGGCAATAAACAGGAAAGATCATCAAGAAATTGGGAATGAAGTAGATGGGTTCTATGGTGGAATCAGAAAGCTTTACAATGAAGAGGAGATTTCAGCATGGAAGTGCTTTTGGCCAAGCTGCACTTTGGATTAA
- the LOC116001656 gene encoding CDPK-related kinase 1-like — protein sequence MAVTKNSTDAMKDSRVLEFVSTVSSLQYRKLDFEEFCAAAISVHQLEGMESWEQHARRGYEFFEKDGNRPIMIEELASELGLSPSVPVHVVLQDWIRHSDGKLSFLGFVRLLHGLSARALQKA from the exons ATG GCTGTGACTAAGAACTCAACTGACGCAATGAAGGATTCTAGGGTCTTGGAATTTGTTAGCACG GTGAGTTCTCTCCAATATAGGAAGTTGGATTTCGAGGAATTCTGTGCTGCAGCAATAAGTGTTCATCAGCTAGAAGGAATGGAAAGCTGGGAACAGCATGCTCGACGGGGCTATGAGTTTTTTGAAAAAGACGGGAACAGACCTATTATGATAGAAGAACTTGCCTCA GAGCTCGGACTTAGTCCTTCGGTTCCAGTTCATGTAGTTCTGCAGGACTGGATAAGACATTCTGACGGAAAGCTCAGCTTCTTGGGGTTTGTCAGGCTTCTGCACGGTCTCTCAGCCCGAGCCCTCCAAAAGGCTTGA
- the LOC116001633 gene encoding CDPK-related kinase 1-like, which produces MGICHGKPFEPPQNFSGDSIIPSENEHALSHHTGKTPRFPFYSPSPLFSAFKNSPANSSVNSTPLRFFKRPFPPPSPAKHLRALLARRHGSVKPNEATIPEGSEFDIGLDKNFGFSKNFASHYELGEEVGRGHFGYTCSAKGKKGSLKGQDVAVKVIPKSKMTTAIAIEDVRREVNILRALTGHRNLVHFYDAYEDEDNVYVVMELCKGGELLDRILSRGGKYSEQDAKAVMAQILSVVSYCHLQGVVHRDLKPENFLFSSKDERSPLKAIDFGLSDYVKPDERLNDIVGSAYYVAPEVLHRSYGTEADMWSIGVIAYIILSGSRPFWARTESGIFRAVLKIDPSFDEAPWTTLSSDAVDFVKRLLNKDYRKRLTAAQALSHPWLAGHHDVKIPLDLIIYKLVKVYIYSSSLRKAALRALAKTLTIPQLAYLKEQFTLLGPSKNGNISLQNFKMAVTKNSTDAMKDSRVLEFVSTVSSLQYRKLDFEEFCAAAISVHQLEGMESWEQHARRGYEFFEKDGNRPIMIEELASELGLSPSVPVHVVLQDWIRHSDGKLSFLGFVRLLHGLSARALQKA; this is translated from the exons TAGTCCGTTGTTCAGTGCATTCAAGAATTCACCTGCCAATTCCAGTGTGAATTCAACCCCCCTGCGATTCTTCAAGAGGCCATTTCCTCCACCTTCACCAGCAAAGCATTTGCGGGCATTGCTTGCTAGGAGGCACGGCTCAGTGAAGCCTAATGAGGCCACTATCCCAGAAGGAAGTGAGTTTGATATTGGATTGGATAAGAATTTTGGGTTTTCCAAGAATTTTGCAAGCCACTATGAGCTTGGGGAAGAAGTGGGGAGGGGACATTTTGGGTATACTTGTTCTGCTAAGGGAAAGAAAGGGAGCTTGAAGGGTCAGGATGTCGCAGTCAAAGTCATCCCAAAATCAAAG ATGACTACAGCTATTGCCATTGAAGACGTAAGAAGAGAGGTTAACATACTGCGTGCTTTAACTGGGCATAGAAACCTTGTGCATTTTTATGATGCATATGAAGATGAGGACAATGTTTATGTAGTAATGGA ATTATGTAAAGGAGGAGAATTACTTGACAGGATACTTTCGAG GGGTGGAAAATACTCTGAACAAGATGCTAAAGCTGTTATGGCACAAATTTTAAGTGTTGTCTCATACTGTCATCTTCAGGGAGTGGTTCACCGTGATCTAAAGCCTGAG aattttctattttcatcaaAGGATGAGCGTTCTCCTCTGAAGGCCATTGACTTTGGACTTTCTGATTATGTAAAACCAG ATGAAAGGCTAAATGATATTGTTGGAAGTGCATATTATGTAGCCCCTGAAGTTTTGCATAGATCATATGGAACAGAAGCTGACATGTGGAGTATAGGTGTCATTGCTTATATTATTCTCAGTGGAAGCAGACCTTTCTGGGCACGGACGGAATCTGGAATCTTTCGGGCTGTTCTCAAGATTGATCCAAGCTTTGATGAAGCCCCTTGGACCACTTTGTCTTCTGATGCAGTAGACTTCGTAAAGAGATTGCTGAACAAGGATTACCGCAAGAGGCTAACTGCAGCTCAGGCTCTAA GTCATCCTTGGCTGGCTGGTCATCATGATGTCAAGATACCTCTGGATCTGATAATATACAAGCTTGTAAAAGTTTACATATATTCCTCGTCTCTAAGAAAAGCAGCGCTGAGG GCCCTGGCGAAGACATTGACCATACCACAATTAGCTTACCTCAAGGAGCAATTCACGTTATTAGGGCCAAGCAAAAATGGGAATATATCTCTACAAAACTTTAAAATG GCTGTGACTAAGAACTCAACTGACGCAATGAAGGATTCTAGGGTCTTGGAATTTGTTAGCACG GTGAGTTCTCTCCAATATAGGAAGTTGGATTTCGAGGAATTCTGTGCTGCAGCAATAAGTGTTCATCAGCTAGAAGGAATGGAAAGCTGGGAACAGCATGCTCGACGGGGCTATGAGTTTTTTGAAAAAGACGGGAACAGACCTATTATGATAGAAGAACTTGCCTCA GAGCTCGGACTTAGTCCTTCGGTTCCAGTTCATGTAGTTCTGCAGGACTGGATAAGACATTCTGACGGAAAGCTCAGCTTCTTGGGGTTTGTCAGGCTTCTGCACGGTCTCTCAGCCCGAGCCCTCCAAAAGGCTTGA